A region from the Microbacterium lacus genome encodes:
- the pseB gene encoding UDP-N-acetylglucosamine 4,6-dehydratase (inverting), which yields MSVLKNSSVLITGGTGSLGKALTRELLAHHDVARLVILSRDELKQFEMRQQFGDDPRLRWFLGDIRDIARLRRAMHGVDYVIHAAALKQVDTAEYNPFEFVETNVKGSQNVIEAAIDSGVRRVVALSTDKASSPINLYGATKLAADRMFIASNHYAAAYPTRFAVVRYGNVSGSRGSIVPKWRQMARDGVPLPITDRRMTRFWITLPQAVQFVLSSFDVMSGGELYVPRIPSVRITDLAEAVAPGAEIVEIGIRPGEKLHEEMIAEDDARRTLILGDRFLVQPHLSGWGYRAPDAADSFPEGVSYRSDRNDRWLDVAELRTILAED from the coding sequence ATGAGCGTCCTGAAGAACAGTTCTGTTCTGATCACAGGAGGCACCGGTTCGCTGGGGAAGGCGCTCACCCGCGAACTGCTGGCCCACCACGACGTGGCTCGTCTGGTGATCCTCAGCCGCGACGAACTCAAGCAGTTCGAGATGCGGCAGCAGTTCGGGGACGATCCACGGCTGCGGTGGTTCCTCGGAGACATCCGCGACATCGCGCGACTTCGGCGTGCGATGCACGGTGTGGACTACGTGATCCACGCTGCGGCGCTGAAGCAGGTCGATACGGCCGAATACAACCCCTTCGAGTTCGTCGAGACGAACGTGAAGGGTTCTCAGAACGTCATCGAGGCGGCGATCGACTCCGGCGTCCGTCGCGTTGTGGCGCTGTCCACTGACAAGGCGTCCAGCCCGATCAATCTCTACGGAGCGACCAAACTGGCAGCCGACCGGATGTTCATCGCGAGCAATCACTACGCGGCGGCGTATCCGACGCGATTCGCGGTCGTCCGGTACGGCAACGTGTCGGGCTCCCGGGGCAGCATCGTGCCCAAGTGGCGGCAGATGGCCCGTGACGGCGTCCCGCTTCCGATCACCGACCGACGCATGACGCGGTTCTGGATCACGCTGCCGCAGGCAGTCCAGTTCGTCCTCAGCTCCTTCGATGTCATGAGCGGCGGGGAGCTGTACGTGCCGAGGATTCCGTCCGTGCGGATCACGGACCTGGCCGAGGCTGTCGCGCCGGGAGCAGAGATCGTGGAGATCGGAATCCGACCGGGCGAGAAGCTTCACGAGGAGATGATCGCCGAGGATGACGCACGCCGCACGCTCATCCTCGGTGACCGATTCCTCGTCCAGCCCCACCTCAGCGGCTGGGGATACCGGGCCCCCGACGCCGCCGATTCGTTTCCAGAGGGCGTGAGCTACCGCTCTGACCGAAACGATCGGTGGCTCGACGTGGCGGAGTTGCGGACCATTCTGGCTGAGGACTGA
- a CDS encoding aminotransferase class V-fold PLP-dependent enzyme produces the protein MIPYGRQSIDESDVHAVVAALRSDWLTTGPAVEAFEAAVADLAGTARPAVAVTSGTAALHVAYAAAGVRSGVKVITTPFTFAATASTAALLGGRVVFADVEEATGNIDADAVEAELDEDTAVVAGVDYAGVPIDAARLRPLANAAGALLLEDAAHSLGSTLDGRPVGSLADITTFSFFPTKNATTAEGGAVVTDRSDLWERSRSFRNHGLVREPSLQRYPDEGAWHQEVHEFGLNYRLPDVLAALGSSQLLRLQSFKDRRAAIHARYGAAFEGLDGVVLPSAPPRADPMWHLYPLRVPSERRRNIFDALRADGIGVQVNYVPVYWHPVFEDLGYRRGMCPVAEDWYRREISLPMHAGLSDDEVDRVIESVRSALR, from the coding sequence GTGATCCCATACGGCCGTCAATCGATCGACGAGTCCGACGTGCACGCGGTGGTCGCCGCCCTTCGCTCGGATTGGCTGACGACCGGCCCGGCCGTGGAGGCGTTCGAGGCGGCTGTCGCCGATCTCGCCGGCACGGCACGGCCCGCCGTCGCCGTCACCAGCGGGACGGCTGCGTTGCACGTCGCCTACGCGGCAGCCGGCGTCCGTTCCGGCGTCAAGGTGATCACCACTCCGTTCACCTTCGCGGCGACGGCGTCGACGGCCGCTCTGCTCGGCGGACGGGTCGTCTTCGCGGACGTGGAGGAGGCGACCGGGAACATCGATGCGGATGCCGTCGAGGCCGAGCTGGACGAGGACACCGCCGTCGTGGCGGGCGTGGATTACGCGGGCGTCCCGATCGACGCGGCCCGGCTCCGACCACTCGCGAATGCAGCCGGAGCTCTGCTCCTGGAAGATGCGGCGCATTCGCTGGGGAGCACGCTCGACGGTCGGCCGGTCGGCTCCCTGGCGGACATCACGACCTTCTCGTTCTTCCCGACCAAGAATGCGACGACTGCCGAAGGCGGAGCGGTTGTCACTGACCGCTCCGATCTGTGGGAGAGATCCCGCTCCTTCCGAAACCACGGACTCGTCCGTGAACCTTCGCTGCAGAGATACCCCGACGAGGGCGCCTGGCATCAGGAGGTCCACGAGTTCGGGCTCAACTACCGACTTCCCGACGTACTCGCCGCGCTCGGTTCGAGTCAGCTGCTGCGCCTGCAGTCCTTCAAGGATCGTCGCGCCGCGATTCACGCTCGGTATGGGGCGGCGTTCGAGGGTCTGGATGGGGTCGTGCTTCCGTCGGCGCCGCCGCGTGCTGATCCGATGTGGCATCTGTACCCTCTTCGCGTCCCGTCCGAGCGGCGACGGAACATCTTCGATGCGCTCCGCGCGGACGGTATCGGCGTGCAGGTCAATTACGTACCGGTGTACTGGCATCCCGTGTTCGAAGACCTCGGCTACCGGCGCGGCATGTGCCCCGTCGCCGAGGACTGGTACCGCCGAGAGATCTCGCTGCCCATGCATGCCGGACTGAGCGACGACGAGGTGGACCGAGTGATCGAGTCCGTCCGGTCGGCGCTTCGCTGA
- a CDS encoding glycosyltransferase family protein, translating to MMPARVVAIVQARMGSTRLPGKVLRPLRDRPVLAWVVRAARAAESVSDVVIATSTESRDDPLVHFAEEIGCRVIRGSETDVLSRFALAADVTGADAIVRLTADCPLLDPRLIDQVVALWSADPHLDYVSTTLVRSLPRGLDVELVSRSALDRADASAGSHHRVHVTSWLYREGSTERTAGIVVQPDHSRLRVTLDTAQDAALLDALVPLLPTDRPPSWRDVVSVLSTRPDLVAINADVRQKPLDEG from the coding sequence ATGATGCCCGCGCGCGTCGTCGCGATCGTCCAGGCCAGGATGGGATCGACCCGCCTGCCCGGGAAGGTGCTCCGCCCGCTGCGTGACCGTCCGGTTCTGGCATGGGTGGTCCGCGCCGCGCGGGCAGCCGAGTCTGTTTCCGACGTCGTGATCGCGACCTCCACGGAATCTCGCGACGACCCGCTGGTCCATTTCGCAGAGGAGATCGGCTGCCGGGTGATCCGTGGCAGCGAGACCGATGTGCTCTCCCGCTTCGCCCTCGCCGCCGACGTCACCGGCGCCGACGCGATCGTGCGGCTCACTGCCGACTGTCCTCTGCTGGATCCGCGGCTGATCGACCAGGTCGTGGCGCTCTGGTCGGCTGACCCGCACCTGGATTACGTGTCGACGACTCTGGTGCGATCTCTGCCTCGAGGGCTCGATGTCGAACTCGTCTCGAGGAGTGCCCTCGACCGTGCCGATGCATCCGCAGGCTCTCACCACCGTGTGCACGTGACGAGCTGGCTGTATCGCGAGGGCTCGACGGAACGCACGGCAGGGATCGTCGTGCAACCCGATCACTCGCGTCTTCGGGTCACTCTCGATACAGCGCAGGACGCGGCATTGCTCGATGCGCTCGTTCCCCTGCTTCCCACCGACCGGCCGCCGTCCTGGCGCGATGTCGTGTCCGTTCTCTCCACACGTCCCGACCTGGTCGCGATCAACGCGGACGTGCGGCAGAAGCCCCTCGACGAAGGATGA